The following coding sequences are from one Triticum dicoccoides isolate Atlit2015 ecotype Zavitan chromosome 4A, WEW_v2.0, whole genome shotgun sequence window:
- the LOC119287077 gene encoding 26S proteasome non-ATPase regulatory subunit 10-like isoform X2, with protein MESSSPPPPPRPVDKSYFYNWLEHRTNADPGSLESELLEAIQHGDVDGLKDMVSSMDKQDRAKLADMHIDGTGLLQLASFLAELEVCKYFVEELGFDVNAGDLTGGVTPLSSAALFGEVAVARYLLDNGADPNKLDERGSVALHNAAKSGNGEVVDLLLSRGARVDIAVTHGTPLHIAASYGNTGAVKILLDHHADAGADMNSAHPSTPLVVATTVGLADCIKYLLEAGADPNIPDEQQGRMPIQIAASSGRRSHVEILFPFTSPIRAVANWSVEGIIAHEKSRCSISKEESCNKIDDKVAMLKSQGKEAVKRKDYLGASKLYTKALELRYLDETLYSNRSLCYLKIGKPQKALLDADLCIARKPEWVKGYYRKGAAHMSLKEYEEASEAFQDGLELDPGNDDIKKALL; from the exons ATggagtcgtcgtcgccgccgccgccgccgcgccccgtggACAAGTCCTACTTCTACAACTGGCTGGAGCACCGCACCAACG CCGACCCCGGctcgctggagagcgagctgctcGAGGCGATCCAGCACGGAGATGTGGACGGCCTCAAGG ATATGGTGAGTAGCATGGACAAACAGGACAGGGCAAAGCTTGCTGATATGCATATAGATGGCACGGGGTTACTACAATTGGCATCATTCCTTGCTGAATTGGAAGTGTGCAAGTACTTCGTGGAGGAGCTCGGGTTCGACGTCAATGCCGGTGACCTCACTGGTG GTgtaacacctctgagttctgcagcaTTGTTTGGAGAAGTTGCCGTTGCAAGATATCTTCTAGACAATGGAGCTGACCCAAATAAGCTGGATGAGAGAGGCTCTGTTGCTCTTCATAATGCTGCAaaaagtg GGAACGGGGAAGTCGTGGATCTGTTGTTATCTAGAGGGGCCAGAGTTGATATAGCTGTTACTCATGGAACACCACTACATATTGCTGCTTCCTATGGGAACACCGGTGCTGTGAAGATTTTATTGGATCACCATGCAGAT GCTGGCGCTGATATGAATTCTGCTCATCCAAGTACTCCCTTGGTGGTGGCAACTACGGTTGGTTTGGCTGACTGTATTAAGTACTTGCTGGAGGCTGGCGCGGATCCTAACATTCCGGATGAACAG CAGGGCCGTATGCCAATACAAATTGCTGCAAGTTCTGGAAGAAGAAGCCATGTGGAGATTCTATTTCCTTTCACTTCTCCCATCAGAGCAGTGGCAAACTGGTCTGTTGAAGGAATTATTGCTCACGAGAAGTCAAGATGCTCAATTTCTAAG GAAGAGTCTTGTAACAAGATCGACGATAAAGTAGCCATGCTGAAATCTCAAGGAAAAGAGGCAGTTAAGAGAAAGGACTACCTTGGCGCTTCAAAGCTCTACACTAAG GCACTTGAACTAAGGTATTTAGATGAAACATTGTATTCAAATAGGAGCCTTTGCTACCTGAAAATAGGCAAGCCACAGAAGGCTTTGCTGGATGCTGATCTTTGCATTGCAAGAAAACCCGAGTGGGTGAAAGGTTACTACCGGAAAGGAGCTGCTCATATGTCGCTCAAG GAGTACGAGGAAGCATCCGAAGCTTTCCAAGATGGACTGGAACTGGATCCTGGGAACGATGACATAAAGAAAGCATTGCTGTAA
- the LOC119287077 gene encoding poly [ADP-ribose] polymerase tankyrase-1-like isoform X1 produces the protein MESSSPPPPPRPVDKSYFYNWLEHRTNADPGSLESELLEAIQHGDVDGLKDMVSSMDKQDRAKLADMHIDGTGLLQLASFLAELEVCKYFVEELGFDVNAGDLTGGVTPLSSAALFGEVAVARYLLDNGADPNKLDERGSVALHNAAKSGNGEVVDLLLSRGARVDIAVTHGTPLHIAASYGNTGAVKILLDHHADAGADMNSAHPSTPLVVATTVGLADCIKYLLEAGADPNIPDEQQGRMPIQIAASSGRRSHVEILFPFTSPIRAVANWSVEGIIAHEKSRCSISKEESCNKIDDKVAMLKSQGKEAVKRKDYLGASKLYTKALELRYLDETLYSNRSLCYLKIGKPQKALLDADLCIARKPEWVKGYYRKGAAHMSLKEYEEASEAFQDGLELDPGNDDIKKALLEAWEAMSKDQAAGGSIESTD, from the exons ATggagtcgtcgtcgccgccgccgccgccgcgccccgtggACAAGTCCTACTTCTACAACTGGCTGGAGCACCGCACCAACG CCGACCCCGGctcgctggagagcgagctgctcGAGGCGATCCAGCACGGAGATGTGGACGGCCTCAAGG ATATGGTGAGTAGCATGGACAAACAGGACAGGGCAAAGCTTGCTGATATGCATATAGATGGCACGGGGTTACTACAATTGGCATCATTCCTTGCTGAATTGGAAGTGTGCAAGTACTTCGTGGAGGAGCTCGGGTTCGACGTCAATGCCGGTGACCTCACTGGTG GTgtaacacctctgagttctgcagcaTTGTTTGGAGAAGTTGCCGTTGCAAGATATCTTCTAGACAATGGAGCTGACCCAAATAAGCTGGATGAGAGAGGCTCTGTTGCTCTTCATAATGCTGCAaaaagtg GGAACGGGGAAGTCGTGGATCTGTTGTTATCTAGAGGGGCCAGAGTTGATATAGCTGTTACTCATGGAACACCACTACATATTGCTGCTTCCTATGGGAACACCGGTGCTGTGAAGATTTTATTGGATCACCATGCAGAT GCTGGCGCTGATATGAATTCTGCTCATCCAAGTACTCCCTTGGTGGTGGCAACTACGGTTGGTTTGGCTGACTGTATTAAGTACTTGCTGGAGGCTGGCGCGGATCCTAACATTCCGGATGAACAG CAGGGCCGTATGCCAATACAAATTGCTGCAAGTTCTGGAAGAAGAAGCCATGTGGAGATTCTATTTCCTTTCACTTCTCCCATCAGAGCAGTGGCAAACTGGTCTGTTGAAGGAATTATTGCTCACGAGAAGTCAAGATGCTCAATTTCTAAG GAAGAGTCTTGTAACAAGATCGACGATAAAGTAGCCATGCTGAAATCTCAAGGAAAAGAGGCAGTTAAGAGAAAGGACTACCTTGGCGCTTCAAAGCTCTACACTAAG GCACTTGAACTAAGGTATTTAGATGAAACATTGTATTCAAATAGGAGCCTTTGCTACCTGAAAATAGGCAAGCCACAGAAGGCTTTGCTGGATGCTGATCTTTGCATTGCAAGAAAACCCGAGTGGGTGAAAGGTTACTACCGGAAAGGAGCTGCTCATATGTCGCTCAAG GAGTACGAGGAAGCATCCGAAGCTTTCCAAGATGGACTGGAACTGGATCCTGGGAACGATGACATAAAGAAAGCATTGCT GGAGGCTTGGGAGGCGATGTCAAAGGATCAAGCCGCTGGAGGAAGCATCGAGTCCACAGATTAG